The Azospirillum baldaniorum genome window below encodes:
- a CDS encoding aspartate aminotransferase family protein has product MTMINAYAPDSAGTLPERERALIARRERLLGPAYRLFYADPIHVVRGEGSSLYDAEGNRYLDAYNNVASVGHSRPEVVEAMARQAAVLNTHTRYLTDGILDFAEAFLAEFPAELSHLMLTCTGSEANDLALRVARVHTGGTGVVIAHNAYHGVTSALAEMSPSLGAAVKLGDHVRVVPAPDGYRMPEAEVGAAFARSVEEAIADLREKGITPAALLVDTIFSSSGVFTDPAGFLAPAVEVMRKAGGVFIADEVQPGFGRLGTHMWGFARHGLVPDIVTVGKPMGNGHPVAGAVFRPEVIEAFGKSQRYFNTFGGNPVSCAVALAVLRVIKEDRLQENALTVGTEMIDGLRALAAKHELIGDVRGSGLFIGVEMVRDRKLKTPASEETARVVNGMRQRRVLISATGQEGHILKIRPPLVFSSEDAKLFLATLDEVLTAL; this is encoded by the coding sequence ATGACCATGATCAACGCCTACGCGCCCGACTCCGCCGGGACCCTGCCGGAGCGCGAGCGCGCCCTGATCGCTCGCCGCGAGAGGCTGCTCGGCCCGGCCTACCGGCTGTTCTACGCCGACCCGATCCATGTCGTGCGCGGCGAGGGCTCATCCCTCTATGACGCCGAGGGCAACCGCTATCTGGACGCCTACAACAACGTCGCCTCGGTCGGGCATTCGCGGCCGGAGGTGGTGGAGGCGATGGCCCGGCAGGCGGCCGTGCTGAACACCCACACGCGCTACCTGACCGACGGCATTCTCGACTTCGCCGAAGCCTTCCTGGCGGAGTTCCCGGCGGAGCTGTCGCACCTGATGCTGACCTGCACCGGCAGCGAGGCCAACGATCTGGCCCTGCGCGTCGCCCGCGTCCACACCGGCGGCACCGGCGTCGTCATCGCGCACAACGCCTACCACGGCGTGACCTCGGCGCTGGCCGAGATGTCGCCCTCGCTGGGCGCCGCGGTGAAGCTGGGCGACCATGTCCGCGTGGTGCCGGCGCCCGACGGCTACCGCATGCCGGAGGCCGAGGTTGGCGCCGCCTTCGCGCGCTCCGTGGAGGAGGCCATCGCCGACCTGCGGGAGAAGGGGATCACCCCGGCGGCGCTGCTGGTCGACACCATCTTCTCCAGCAGCGGCGTCTTCACCGACCCGGCCGGCTTCCTCGCCCCGGCCGTGGAGGTGATGCGCAAGGCCGGCGGTGTCTTCATCGCCGACGAGGTGCAGCCCGGTTTCGGGCGGCTCGGCACGCACATGTGGGGCTTCGCGCGCCACGGGCTGGTGCCCGACATCGTGACGGTCGGCAAGCCGATGGGCAATGGACACCCGGTGGCCGGCGCGGTGTTCCGGCCGGAGGTGATCGAGGCGTTCGGCAAGAGCCAGCGCTATTTCAACACCTTCGGCGGCAACCCGGTGTCCTGCGCGGTGGCGCTGGCGGTGCTGCGCGTGATCAAGGAGGACCGCCTGCAGGAGAACGCCCTGACCGTCGGCACGGAGATGATCGACGGCCTGCGCGCGCTCGCCGCCAAGCACGAGCTGATCGGCGACGTGCGCGGCAGCGGTCTGTTCATCGGCGTCGAGATGGTGCGCGACCGCAAGCTCAAGACCCCGGCGTCGGAGGAGACGGCCCGCGTGGTGAACGGGATGCGCCAGCGCCGGGTGCTGATCAGCGCGACCGGGCAGGAGGGGCACATCCTGAAGATCCGCCCGCCGCTGGTCTTCTCGTCCGAGGACGCGAAGCTGTTCCTCGCCACGCTCGACGAGGTGCTGACGGCGCTGTAA
- a CDS encoding pentapeptide repeat-containing protein: MNRFFRPAFALCTLLSLSGPLTAPLAAEVETASLGGGEEERVTEVAGCVLTAKAVCPGIDLRHRNLRSLSLAGADLRGANLMRADLRHADLRGADLSGAILDGADLRTAFLQGTRLSGARLRGANLEFARANGADLRQADLTAANLEALRADKADLTGANLEGANLQEAKLSLTNLSQANLEGAKIRFAIFQDALMTDCRSCPTDW; this comes from the coding sequence ATGAACCGCTTCTTCCGGCCCGCCTTCGCCCTGTGCACCCTGCTGTCCCTGTCCGGCCCGCTCACCGCCCCGCTGGCGGCGGAGGTGGAAACCGCCAGCCTCGGCGGCGGCGAGGAGGAGCGCGTCACCGAGGTCGCCGGCTGTGTCCTGACGGCCAAGGCGGTCTGCCCCGGCATCGACCTGCGCCACCGCAACCTGCGCAGCCTGTCGCTGGCCGGCGCCGACCTGCGCGGCGCCAACCTGATGCGCGCCGACCTGCGCCACGCCGATCTGCGCGGGGCCGACCTCAGCGGGGCCATCCTCGACGGCGCCGATCTGCGCACCGCCTTCCTTCAGGGCACGCGCCTGTCCGGCGCCCGCCTGCGCGGCGCCAACCTGGAGTTCGCCCGCGCCAACGGCGCCGACCTGCGGCAGGCCGACCTGACCGCTGCCAATCTGGAGGCGTTGCGCGCCGACAAGGCCGACCTCACCGGCGCCAACCTGGAGGGCGCCAACCTCCAGGAGGCCAAGCTGTCCCTGACCAACCTGTCGCAGGCCAACCTGGAGGGCGCGAAGATCCGCTTCGCCATCTTCCAGGACGCGCTGATGACCGATTGCCGCTCCTGCCCCACCGACTGGTGA
- a CDS encoding methanol/ethanol family PQQ-dependent dehydrogenase — protein MTLSLDTQPRTKPKTKTDTGAGRVRRRIITAVVAGFLASTAPAAWGSAQAADVTWDDIANDAKSAGDVLMYGMGVEGKRFSPLKQIDTNSVSRLVPAWSFSFGDEKQRGQETQALVHDGVIYVTASYSRMFALDARTGKRLWTYAHRLPDDIRPCCDVVNRGAAIYGDKVFFGTLDASIVALNKDTGKVVWRKKFADHKVGYTMTGAPTVVKDQKTGRMLLIHGSSGDEFGVVGRLFARDPDTGDEIWMRPLVEGHMGRLDGKDSTPTGNAKAPSWPRDKDGQLVEAWNHGGGAPWQSATFDVETNTIVIGTGNPAPWNGWARWPGDSLYTSGQAYVDPTTGELKGFYQHTPNDTWDFSGNNELVLFDYKDASGKTVKATAHADRNGFFYVTDRTKLATAGGEANKPNSVLAAFPFVDGITWAKGIDLKTGRPIEVEGQRPPPPAEGEKRGKAVEVSPPFLGGKNWNPMSYSEDTGLFYIAANHWKEDYWTEHVGYNPGSAYLGMGFRIHKMFEDHVGVLRAIDPTTGKVAWEHKEELPLWSGTLATAGGLVFTGTGDGYVKAFDAKSGAELWKFQTGSGIISSPVTWELDGVQYVGITTGYGGAVPLWGGDLADLTTRVTQGGSFWVFKLADVKVSSAK, from the coding sequence ATGACTTTATCCTTGGACACCCAGCCGAGAACCAAACCGAAAACCAAGACAGACACCGGGGCCGGACGGGTTCGGCGCCGAATCATCACCGCGGTGGTTGCCGGATTCCTCGCCTCCACCGCTCCGGCGGCCTGGGGAAGCGCCCAGGCCGCCGATGTCACCTGGGACGACATCGCCAACGACGCCAAGTCGGCCGGCGACGTGCTGATGTATGGCATGGGGGTGGAGGGCAAGCGCTTCAGCCCGCTGAAGCAGATCGACACCAACAGCGTGTCGCGGCTGGTCCCCGCCTGGTCCTTCTCCTTCGGCGACGAGAAGCAGCGCGGGCAGGAGACCCAGGCGCTGGTCCATGACGGGGTAATCTACGTCACCGCCTCCTACTCGCGGATGTTCGCGCTGGACGCGCGCACCGGCAAGCGGCTGTGGACCTACGCCCACCGCCTGCCCGACGACATCCGGCCCTGCTGCGACGTGGTCAACCGCGGGGCGGCGATCTACGGCGACAAGGTGTTCTTCGGCACGCTCGACGCCTCCATCGTCGCGCTGAACAAGGACACCGGCAAGGTCGTCTGGCGCAAGAAGTTCGCCGATCACAAGGTCGGCTACACCATGACCGGCGCGCCCACCGTCGTGAAGGACCAGAAGACCGGGCGCATGCTGCTGATCCACGGCTCGTCGGGCGACGAGTTCGGCGTGGTCGGCCGCCTGTTCGCCCGCGATCCCGACACCGGCGACGAGATCTGGATGCGCCCGCTGGTCGAGGGCCACATGGGCCGGCTCGACGGCAAGGACAGCACCCCGACCGGCAACGCCAAGGCGCCGTCCTGGCCGCGCGACAAGGACGGGCAGCTCGTCGAGGCCTGGAACCACGGCGGCGGCGCGCCCTGGCAGAGCGCAACCTTCGACGTGGAGACCAACACCATCGTCATCGGCACCGGCAACCCGGCGCCGTGGAACGGCTGGGCGCGCTGGCCCGGCGACAGCCTCTACACCTCCGGCCAGGCCTACGTCGATCCGACCACGGGCGAGCTGAAGGGCTTCTATCAGCACACCCCCAACGACACCTGGGACTTCTCCGGCAACAACGAGTTGGTGCTGTTCGACTACAAGGACGCGTCGGGCAAGACGGTGAAGGCGACCGCCCACGCCGACCGCAACGGCTTCTTCTACGTCACCGACCGGACGAAGCTGGCGACGGCGGGCGGCGAGGCGAACAAGCCGAACAGCGTGCTGGCGGCCTTCCCCTTCGTGGACGGCATCACCTGGGCCAAGGGCATCGACCTGAAGACCGGCCGCCCCATCGAGGTGGAGGGCCAGCGCCCGCCGCCCCCCGCCGAGGGCGAGAAGCGCGGCAAGGCGGTCGAGGTCTCTCCGCCCTTCCTCGGCGGCAAGAACTGGAACCCGATGTCCTACAGCGAGGACACCGGCCTGTTCTACATCGCCGCCAACCACTGGAAGGAGGACTACTGGACGGAGCATGTCGGCTACAACCCCGGCTCCGCCTATCTCGGCATGGGCTTCCGCATCCACAAGATGTTCGAGGACCATGTCGGCGTCCTGCGCGCCATCGACCCGACGACCGGCAAGGTCGCCTGGGAGCACAAGGAGGAGCTGCCGCTGTGGTCCGGCACGCTGGCGACCGCCGGCGGGCTGGTCTTCACCGGGACCGGCGACGGCTACGTCAAGGCGTTCGACGCCAAGTCCGGGGCGGAGCTTTGGAAGTTCCAGACCGGCTCCGGCATCATCTCCTCCCCGGTCACCTGGGAGCTGGACGGGGTGCAGTATGTCGGCATCACCACCGGTTACGGCGGCGCCGTGCCGCTGTGGGGCGGCGATCTCGCCGACCTGACCACCCGCGTGACCCAGGGCGGTTCCTTCTGGGTGTTCAAGCTGGCCGACGTGAAGGTCTCCAGCGCCAAATGA
- a CDS encoding ATP-binding protein — MSLRMRMLALIGLFLALLAVAGAAVMIANARDAVRAEMASALDLGIAVGWAEAGRGAIPDAVAALDRLGLRHLRFIAGEAASGSLGEGNVGHGAVPGWFAALIGVAPQAHALTGSDGRVLLTVVAEPQDEVAEVWEDMRDLALAMLVEGLLLLGAAWMAVGRALAPLARIEAAVRRLRQGVYEPGPRGGLAGGGVPELVRLGTGIAALAEELAAAGRENRRLGQRLIEAQDRERRDIAREIHDELGAALFAIKVDAGRILRLSEEPKPEATISERVEIAGRARAVLSMAADVHRLSRRILVRLRPALLDQLPLGEALSGLIVEWARREPEVRWSLDVAEDGTPDGIDGLDEVLRLTVFRLAQESLVNALRHARPTNVSVTVRRWTDRVEVVVTDDGPGFREGPGTAEQGGLGIAGMAERVRALGGTLRIGSDGGQGTRVAACLPCVPAGLEGVA; from the coding sequence ATGTCGTTGCGAATGCGCATGCTGGCCCTGATCGGGCTGTTCCTGGCGCTGCTGGCCGTGGCCGGCGCGGCTGTGATGATCGCCAACGCGCGCGACGCCGTCCGCGCGGAAATGGCCTCCGCCCTTGATCTCGGCATCGCTGTCGGGTGGGCGGAGGCCGGGCGGGGGGCCATTCCCGATGCCGTCGCGGCGCTCGACCGGCTGGGCCTGCGTCACCTGCGCTTCATCGCGGGCGAGGCGGCTTCCGGTTCCCTGGGTGAGGGGAATGTCGGCCATGGTGCCGTTCCCGGCTGGTTCGCGGCCCTGATCGGCGTGGCGCCGCAGGCCCATGCGCTGACCGGTAGCGATGGGCGCGTCCTGTTGACCGTGGTCGCCGAACCGCAGGACGAGGTGGCCGAGGTCTGGGAGGACATGCGGGACCTCGCCCTGGCGATGCTGGTGGAGGGTCTGCTGCTGCTGGGCGCCGCCTGGATGGCGGTGGGCCGGGCGCTCGCCCCGCTCGCCCGCATCGAGGCGGCGGTGCGGCGCCTGCGCCAGGGCGTTTACGAACCCGGACCGCGGGGCGGCCTCGCCGGCGGCGGCGTGCCGGAGCTGGTCCGGCTGGGCACCGGCATCGCCGCTCTGGCCGAGGAGCTGGCCGCGGCCGGTCGGGAGAACCGCCGGCTCGGCCAGAGGCTGATCGAGGCGCAGGACCGCGAGCGCCGGGACATCGCCCGCGAAATCCACGACGAGCTGGGGGCGGCGCTGTTCGCCATCAAGGTGGACGCCGGACGCATCCTGCGCCTGAGCGAGGAGCCGAAGCCGGAAGCGACCATCAGCGAGCGGGTGGAGATCGCCGGACGCGCCCGCGCCGTGCTGTCCATGGCCGCGGACGTGCACCGGTTGAGCCGGCGCATCCTGGTCCGACTGCGCCCGGCCCTGCTCGACCAGTTGCCGCTGGGCGAGGCGCTGTCCGGGCTGATCGTCGAGTGGGCGCGGCGGGAGCCGGAGGTGCGCTGGTCACTGGACGTGGCCGAGGATGGAACACCGGACGGCATCGACGGGCTGGACGAGGTGCTGCGCCTGACGGTCTTCCGGCTGGCGCAGGAATCGCTGGTCAACGCCCTCCGCCACGCCCGGCCGACCAACGTCTCGGTGACGGTGCGACGCTGGACCGACCGGGTGGAAGTCGTGGTGACCGACGATGGGCCGGGGTTCAGGGAAGGGCCGGGCACGGCGGAGCAGGGTGGATTGGGCATCGCCGGGATGGCGGAGCGGGTGAGGGCGCTGGGCGGCACGCTGCGCATCGGATCGGACGGCGGGCAGGGCACCCGTGTGGCCGCATGCCTTCCCTGTGTCCCGGCCGGGCTGGAAGGCGTGGCATGA
- a CDS encoding response regulator, translated as MTLTILLVDDHPVVRAGCQSLLAEAGLGRVVEAADVATALALWRSQRPDVVILDLNLPGGAGGRDGGGMEVLRAIRAENPAVPVLIFSMHEDPAIAARALKAGAKGYVTKNDAPETLVTAVRCVLAGRVHLDHALARELALMALAPTDDPLAVLTQREREILALVGRGLTAAAIAEALGISQKTVANACTQIKDKLGADSTRALIRIAIDHGLAA; from the coding sequence ATGACCTTGACCATCCTCCTGGTGGACGACCATCCGGTGGTGCGCGCCGGTTGCCAGAGCCTGCTCGCCGAAGCCGGGCTCGGCCGTGTCGTCGAGGCCGCTGACGTGGCGACGGCGCTGGCGCTGTGGCGCTCGCAGCGGCCGGACGTGGTCATCCTCGACCTCAACCTGCCGGGTGGCGCCGGGGGAAGGGATGGCGGCGGGATGGAGGTGTTGCGGGCGATCCGGGCGGAAAACCCGGCGGTGCCGGTGCTGATCTTCAGCATGCACGAGGATCCCGCCATCGCCGCGCGAGCGCTGAAAGCCGGTGCCAAGGGCTATGTCACCAAGAACGACGCGCCCGAGACGCTGGTGACGGCTGTGCGCTGCGTGCTGGCGGGCCGGGTCCATCTCGACCACGCGCTGGCGCGCGAGCTGGCGCTGATGGCGCTGGCCCCGACCGACGACCCGCTGGCGGTGCTGACCCAGCGCGAGCGGGAAATACTGGCGCTGGTGGGGCGCGGCCTGACCGCGGCGGCCATCGCCGAGGCGCTGGGCATCAGCCAGAAGACCGTCGCCAACGCCTGCACGCAGATCAAGGACAAGCTGGGCGCCGACAGCACGCGCGCGCTGATCCGCATCGCCATCGACCACGGGCTGGCGGCTTGA
- a CDS encoding GlxA family transcriptional regulator has translation MPDVPDRDAPSPADPRLRIGFVLLDQFTLTAFSGLIDALRLAADPGGRSRQIDASWTVMSVGGQPRQSSCGVLVTPNSDLLAPAPFDYVAVCGGNDYRNEVPGAVTAYLRAVAAQRVRLLGICTGTFAIARAGLVGTRRVCVHWNVLDTFRERFPAANASVDHLFIDEGDLITCAGSTAAIDLGLYLVGRHCGGQKARQAVRHMMLQDIRPGALPQAHFYANLDGVTDARVRQATHFIEQRLDSPPSVEAIARYVGVSARQLERSFQAALGISPSAFQRRLRLDYGRWLLEHTRRTITEIAFDCGFADAAHFSRDFKTQFGEMPSRARKGKRGEDAPPP, from the coding sequence ATGCCGGACGTCCCCGACCGCGACGCCCCGTCCCCCGCCGATCCCCGGTTGCGCATCGGCTTCGTGCTGCTCGACCAGTTCACGCTGACCGCCTTCTCCGGGTTGATCGACGCGCTCAGGCTCGCCGCCGACCCCGGAGGGCGCAGCCGGCAGATCGACGCGAGTTGGACGGTGATGAGCGTCGGCGGGCAGCCGCGCCAGTCGAGCTGCGGCGTGTTGGTGACGCCCAACAGCGATCTGCTCGCCCCGGCGCCCTTCGATTACGTGGCGGTGTGCGGCGGCAACGATTACCGGAACGAGGTGCCGGGGGCGGTGACCGCCTATCTGCGCGCGGTGGCGGCGCAGCGGGTGCGGCTTCTCGGCATCTGCACGGGCACCTTCGCCATCGCGCGCGCCGGCCTCGTCGGCACGCGCCGCGTCTGCGTCCATTGGAACGTGCTGGACACCTTCCGCGAGCGCTTTCCGGCCGCCAACGCCTCGGTGGACCATCTCTTCATCGACGAGGGCGACCTGATCACCTGCGCCGGATCGACGGCGGCCATCGACCTCGGCCTCTACCTCGTCGGGCGGCACTGCGGCGGGCAGAAGGCGCGGCAGGCCGTCCGCCACATGATGCTCCAGGACATCCGCCCCGGCGCGCTGCCGCAGGCGCATTTCTACGCGAACCTCGACGGCGTGACCGACGCCCGTGTCCGTCAGGCGACGCATTTCATCGAGCAGCGGCTGGACTCCCCGCCCTCCGTCGAGGCCATCGCCCGCTACGTCGGGGTCAGCGCCCGGCAACTCGAACGGTCCTTTCAGGCCGCGCTTGGCATCTCGCCGTCGGCCTTCCAACGCCGGCTGCGGCTGGATTACGGCCGCTGGCTTCTGGAGCACACGCGCCGCACGATCACCGAGATCGCCTTCGACTGCGGCTTCGCCGACGCCGCCCATTTCTCACGCGATTTCAAGACCCAGTTCGGCGAGATGCCCAGCCGGGCGCGCAAGGGCAAGCGCGGCGAGGACGCTCCGCCGCCGTGA
- a CDS encoding ABC transporter substrate-binding protein produces the protein MTHTRAATRTVSRFAALTAVLAAGVSLYALPAAAQGEIRVAWYGGNWGEAFRTCVAEPFTKATGVRVVPEIGTSTATFAKLQQQKDAPTLDVAYMDGGISEMAQAAGVLEAIDPTGVPNLAKALPEAIYKADGSIFAVGSGYYSLGLTYNTKEIKTPPTSWNDLWKPEFADTVTIPSPANSSGVPFVMFLNRMWGNPPGDLSKTFEKLKTLKTALYFDSSGAASNAYQSGEAIIGAHFNVGAWDLADKGLPIGFAVPKEGVWATDARLHLVKNAPHKADAQRFIDTALTPEASACLAEKLYLGPAVQNVSVSPDVERKLPWGVGGSVKNLQLFNWADINRDRAAITDAWNRELARQ, from the coding sequence ATGACCCATACGCGCGCCGCCACCCGCACCGTCTCACGCTTTGCCGCCCTGACCGCCGTCCTGGCGGCCGGGGTCTCCCTGTACGCCCTGCCGGCCGCGGCCCAGGGCGAAATCCGCGTCGCCTGGTACGGCGGCAACTGGGGCGAGGCCTTCCGCACCTGCGTCGCGGAGCCCTTCACCAAGGCGACCGGCGTTCGCGTCGTGCCGGAGATCGGCACCTCGACCGCGACCTTCGCCAAGCTGCAGCAGCAGAAGGACGCGCCGACGCTCGACGTCGCCTACATGGACGGTGGCATCAGCGAGATGGCGCAGGCGGCGGGCGTGCTGGAGGCCATCGACCCGACGGGCGTGCCGAACCTGGCGAAGGCGTTGCCGGAGGCGATCTACAAGGCGGACGGGTCGATCTTCGCCGTGGGGTCCGGCTACTACTCGCTCGGCCTGACCTACAACACCAAGGAGATCAAGACCCCGCCGACCTCGTGGAACGACCTGTGGAAGCCGGAATTCGCGGACACGGTGACGATCCCGTCGCCGGCCAACTCCTCCGGCGTGCCGTTCGTCATGTTCCTGAACCGCATGTGGGGCAACCCGCCGGGCGACCTGTCCAAGACCTTCGAAAAGCTTAAGACGCTGAAGACCGCGCTCTACTTCGACAGCTCGGGGGCGGCGAGCAACGCCTACCAGAGCGGCGAGGCGATCATCGGCGCGCATTTCAACGTCGGCGCCTGGGATCTGGCCGACAAGGGCCTGCCCATCGGCTTCGCCGTCCCGAAGGAAGGCGTCTGGGCCACCGACGCCCGCCTGCATCTGGTCAAGAACGCTCCGCACAAGGCCGACGCCCAGCGCTTCATCGACACCGCCCTGACCCCGGAAGCCTCGGCCTGTCTGGCGGAGAAGCTCTATCTCGGCCCGGCGGTGCAGAACGTGTCGGTGTCGCCGGACGTCGAGCGCAAGCTGCCCTGGGGTGTCGGCGGGTCGGTCAAGAACCTCCAGCTCTTCAACTGGGCGGACATCAACCGGGACCGCGCGGCGATCACCGACGCCTGGAACCGCGAACTCGCCCGCCAGTGA
- a CDS encoding ABC transporter ATP-binding protein — protein sequence MSATPKPDALLSIRSIDKYFGTYHALRDVSLDVAHGEFVALLGPSGCGKTTLLRCIAGFLSPDSGTIRIGGEDVTRLPPHRRPLNTVFQHYALFPHLSILDNVAYGPRRHGVARGEALERAREALELVGLDSAAGRHPRELSGGQQQRVALARAFVNRPKLLLLDEPLSALDLKLRKRMQIELKHLQEKLGIAFVFVTHDQEEAMSMANRIVVMNRGVIEQVGDGRAIYTRPASRFVADFIGEANLLPGTAEGDAGVRLAVGSALLPHLGADTRQRYTAVLRPEHVELLKEPEAPGLITDQGFVEDVIDTGGQTVVTVRVGEHLLASRRLGMAGEGLNPGAPVFVGFRPGHVHIIAEPATHRSGP from the coding sequence ATGTCCGCGACGCCCAAGCCCGACGCCCTGCTCTCCATCCGCTCCATCGACAAGTATTTCGGCACATACCATGCGCTGAGGGACGTGTCGCTGGATGTGGCCCATGGCGAGTTCGTCGCCCTGCTGGGGCCGAGCGGCTGCGGCAAGACGACCCTGCTGCGCTGCATCGCCGGCTTCCTCTCCCCCGATTCCGGCACCATCCGGATCGGTGGGGAGGACGTGACGCGGCTGCCGCCGCACCGGCGCCCGCTGAACACGGTGTTCCAGCACTACGCCCTGTTCCCGCATCTGAGCATCCTCGACAACGTGGCCTACGGGCCGCGCCGTCACGGGGTGGCGCGGGGCGAGGCGCTGGAGCGCGCCCGCGAGGCGCTGGAGCTGGTCGGGCTGGACTCCGCGGCGGGGCGCCACCCGCGGGAGCTGTCGGGCGGTCAGCAGCAGCGCGTCGCCCTGGCGCGGGCCTTCGTCAACCGCCCGAAGCTCCTCCTGCTCGACGAGCCGCTGAGCGCGCTCGACCTGAAGCTGCGCAAGCGGATGCAGATCGAGCTGAAGCATCTCCAGGAGAAGCTCGGCATCGCCTTCGTGTTCGTGACCCACGACCAGGAGGAGGCGATGAGCATGGCGAACCGCATCGTCGTCATGAACCGCGGCGTGATCGAGCAGGTGGGTGACGGTCGGGCCATCTACACCCGCCCGGCCAGCCGCTTCGTCGCCGATTTCATCGGCGAGGCCAACCTGCTGCCGGGAACGGCGGAGGGCGACGCCGGGGTGCGGCTGGCGGTGGGGTCGGCGCTGCTGCCCCATCTGGGCGCCGACACGCGGCAGCGCTACACCGCGGTGCTGCGGCCCGAGCATGTCGAGTTGCTGAAGGAGCCGGAGGCGCCGGGTCTGATCACCGACCAGGGCTTCGTTGAGGACGTCATCGACACCGGCGGGCAGACCGTCGTGACGGTGCGCGTCGGCGAGCATCTGCTGGCCAGCCGCCGGCTGGGCATGGCGGGGGAGGGGCTCAATCCGGGGGCGCCGGTCTTCGTCGGCTTCCGTCCGGGGCACGTCCACATCATCGCCGAGCCGGCCACCCACCGGTCCGGACCATGA
- a CDS encoding ABC transporter permease, protein MSAAMNRALPLLAAPVAFFAAFFAVPMIVVVSSSLMAGGVPSLGNYARVLFDQYHWDVLAATFRIAGLTTVACALLGYPLAYYLVRVVKSRALRRTCVILLVLPLFTSNIVRSFGWMVLLGRNGLVNDALVGVGILDRPMRFLGTELGIVIGLVYILLPFIVLAVGNALAAVDPALEDASSDLGATPFDTFRTVTFPLCLPGLMSGIVMVFTLAVSAYVTPALLSGGKITVFPMLIFQQYSTVFDVNYGGALSMTLLVMTLVLVGLAGWIGNAGASATGRKAQ, encoded by the coding sequence ATGAGCGCCGCCATGAACCGAGCCTTGCCCCTGCTGGCGGCCCCGGTCGCCTTCTTCGCCGCCTTCTTCGCCGTTCCGATGATCGTGGTCGTGTCGTCCAGCCTGATGGCCGGCGGCGTGCCGTCCCTCGGCAACTACGCGCGGGTGCTGTTCGACCAGTATCACTGGGACGTGCTGGCGGCGACCTTCCGCATCGCCGGGCTGACCACGGTGGCCTGCGCGCTGCTCGGCTACCCGCTGGCCTATTATCTGGTGCGGGTGGTCAAGTCGCGGGCGTTGCGGCGGACCTGCGTCATCCTGCTGGTGCTGCCGCTGTTCACCAGCAACATCGTCCGCTCCTTCGGCTGGATGGTGCTGCTGGGTCGCAACGGCCTCGTCAACGACGCGCTGGTCGGGGTCGGCATCCTGGACCGCCCGATGCGCTTCCTCGGCACCGAGCTGGGCATCGTGATCGGGCTGGTCTACATCCTGCTGCCCTTCATCGTGCTGGCCGTCGGCAACGCGCTGGCCGCGGTGGACCCGGCGCTGGAGGATGCCTCCTCCGACCTCGGCGCCACGCCCTTCGACACTTTCCGGACGGTCACCTTTCCGCTCTGCCTGCCGGGGCTGATGTCGGGGATCGTCATGGTCTTCACTCTGGCGGTCAGCGCCTACGTCACGCCGGCCCTGCTCAGCGGCGGCAAGATCACGGTCTTCCCCATGCTGATCTTCCAGCAATACAGCACGGTCTTCGACGTGAACTACGGCGGCGCGCTCAGCATGACGCTGCTGGTCATGACGTTGGTCCTGGTCGGTCTGGCCGGCTGGATCGGCAACGCCGGGGCCAGCGCAACGGGGAGGAAAGCCCAATGA
- a CDS encoding ABC transporter permease encodes MIARLLLRVVSWSVMGYLILPLLVIVGSSFTATSYLAFPPQGLTLDWYGRMLGDTSYLAAFGTSTLLALVATAAALLLGVPAALAIARCEFPGKRFLLSLLMSPLVLPHVVLGAALLQYCAALGLMRSFTALLVGHIVIIMPFVLRSVLPQLTPEQRALEEASADLGARPMETFFLVTLPQIRSGLASGAIFAFISSWINVELSIFNTTAEMTTIPVKLFNYVQYTIDPVIAAVSSITIGVAALAIIILDLTVGLHLLSDRR; translated from the coding sequence ATGATCGCCCGGCTTCTTCTGCGGGTGGTGTCCTGGTCGGTCATGGGCTACCTGATCCTGCCGCTCCTGGTCATCGTCGGGTCCTCCTTCACCGCCACCAGCTACCTCGCCTTCCCGCCGCAGGGGCTGACGCTCGACTGGTACGGGCGGATGCTCGGCGACACCTCCTATCTGGCGGCCTTCGGCACCAGCACCCTGCTGGCCCTGGTCGCCACGGCGGCGGCCCTGCTGCTCGGCGTTCCGGCGGCGCTGGCCATCGCCCGCTGCGAGTTCCCGGGCAAGAGGTTCCTGCTGTCGCTGCTGATGTCGCCGCTGGTCCTGCCGCACGTCGTGCTGGGCGCCGCCCTGCTGCAATACTGCGCGGCGCTGGGTCTGATGCGCAGCTTCACGGCGCTGCTGGTCGGGCACATCGTCATCATCATGCCCTTCGTCCTGCGCTCCGTCCTGCCGCAGCTGACGCCGGAGCAGCGGGCGCTGGAGGAGGCCTCCGCCGACCTGGGCGCCCGTCCGATGGAGACCTTCTTCCTCGTCACGCTGCCGCAGATCCGCAGCGGCTTGGCGAGCGGCGCGATCTTCGCCTTCATCTCCTCCTGGATCAACGTCGAGCTGAGCATCTTCAACACCACGGCGGAGATGACGACCATCCCGGTCAAGCTCTTCAACTACGTCCAGTACACGATCGACCCGGTCATCGCCGCGGTGTCCTCCATCACCATCGGCGTGGCGGCCCTGGCGATCATCATCCTCGACCTCACCGTCGGGCTGCACCTTCTGTCGGACCGGCGCTGA